The Quercus lobata isolate SW786 chromosome 4, ValleyOak3.0 Primary Assembly, whole genome shotgun sequence genome segment TTAATAGTTAAGCTAACCGAAACCCATTAGTATTTTACTTTACGTTATACCAATTACAAATTGTCATATtgtttccccccccccctctctctctctctctctctctctctctctattaaaTAACTATAGTTTACAATGCAAATAATGGGAAATTATTATGTATTCTCGAAATActattgataggccaaaaacgaattgacccattgtgatgaattaattgattaattagctaaatttattaattaatcaaattaacatgcaaacgcatggtagcacaaacaaatcaccaattaaattaagtgcagcagaaaataaattgacacggtaatttgtttacgaatggggaaaaccaataaggcaaaaaccccaccaggtaattttaaggtcaccactcccgagaatccactactATCACAACAaacgattacaagtaaaggaatctcagcaTCTTATACCAATTTACAGTTGAAcatttaccccaatacccaattggacttgttttatagtgacaatctctccttgtaatgcacggctctcagtatgtgactaaccaattgcacgaaTCCTAATACACGACTTCAAttaccaactagagaaggttgttggcttcaaagttcttcagttcatcccaacgatgaagatcaagaagatgcttggttacaaaactctacgGTAAACAaatacagcaacttcttcacaagaatgatgaactagggaaaattttgtctccggtcacaatttgcttgaacaaactttactcaacacttgtgcaacttgtgtcacctttgacggcctttaaaataatctttttatatgtctagggttataagaaaagaaggcccaaatacttaatcacggattagagtcaaaacagaactgaaattctgtttttcataaacctcaacagGTGCCTgtctgtcgagctgctgttgAGCCACGGGGTTAGAACAGCTCTTCAAGATCGATAGATAActagctatcgagttttaatgaacttgcacttttcagcttgaattTTGTACAGACTTttatggctttaacacttgatcttgaaacacagttttttaaagtattaaacacatcctagatctacctaaatacaagtaaaatacgttttgtcaaatgattagccaattatataaaatagtgacatatattcctaacaagtgaatcacatatgtcctaacaactataaatgcgtactccctttTCTTATATGAATGGTGAgttctactaattaaattcatggttgGACCCACCATTCATATGAGAGGGGGGAGTATGCATTTAGGCTAATAGTTTTCCTCAAACAACAAGGAACTCATGGGTCAGAGGATTTTTTAttccaaagagagagagagagagaacttttcACTTTCCACTACAATTTGTAtttccattttcattttcctatagAGAGCACTTTCACTTTCCAAATGAAAAACATCTTATTGAATACTAATTTAACTAGCCCATTTctaaaatggggaaaaaaagtaGTCCATTTCTCATTCATTCTTCgtttaattatttctaaaagcaaaaataaaaatggtccGTTTCTCATATATTATTGGTTTAATAATTTctaaaggtaaaaaataaaattttgaaatttcatttctcATTCATTATTGGTTTAATTTCGCTCCATCAATTCgtattgtaattatttatagataaaagcaaaagcaaaagcaatgCAAACAAGGGAGATACGTGGCTACAGTGATGTGTGAGGTTTCCCAGTTGGAGTATTCATATGTGAATGTAGTGTGCGGATATGGTCATTTTCAAGAAACTACGGAGACCATATATCCTTGTCTACATTACCAGCTAATAGCTGGATAGTCCGCTAACTTTTATAGTCTACTAAAAaaattctcccaaaaaaaaaaaatttcacatccAATAAATAAAGGATAAAGGATAAAggataaaggtttttttttaagaaacgaTAAAGGATAAAGTTGATAGTGGATTTTGGTTAGTGCTATATTTGTGGATGTGAGTTTGAAGTTGGTCGAccacattaattattttgatattgtcTTATTGTTCTATGTTCTAATTGATGTaagaaattcaatttatttaataacataaataaccttgaattataataaaaataaaaataatatatcttatCAAATACTAGGAACTAAAActaatactccctccgtcccactttgtttgtcctctattccattttgggatgtcccaaaatattgtcctatttctaaaaataaaagttattaatttactaatattcctattatacccttattaatttactaattcaattttttgataaatttatttaagggtagttttggaaacttatacattttttaaaagtagacaaaataataaatgatgttcccttaaaatgtttgacttttcaaacaggacaaacaaagtgggacggagggagtatataATTgtcttgaaaaattaaattgtacTTGTGGGCGGTCCGTTCTAAGACATGGTTGCTCGAGCATATGACATCATTCGAGTGGGCCAAGGAGAAGAATTGGTAGTCACCATCTGTTTTACATCTAAAGACGAACATTGACCTCTATAAAAAGGTCTAATGAACCAAACTATCAGTTTGGAGTTAGTATACAAGCTTCGGAAGGTATTATGATTTTTGTGCCCAAACTTGCCCAACCGAGTGGGTTGGCATCCATTTGTCTTATCATACCATTTTAAATAAGGCAATTATTAAGGGAGTCCTATCCTAATCATACATTTATTTGAAACAAATAAAACGCACACAAGGAAACATGAAATCACATCATGAAGcaaaaggaaacaaaatgaaatctaaattcaaataacaaataatgtCAAACGAAATCAGAGCACACaatggcaaggaaatattttatttcaaagtCATATTTAGAGCTTGATTATAGTTGAATCTTGATTGAATTATAATGCAATGATCATGAATTGACACAAGTGAGGATAATTAATACTTAATTGTTCaattaactatcaaattatcggaaaaaagaaaaaagaaaaaaaaaaaagaaagttaatagtttaaaaattaaatgctgACAATATGTGAAGCCATTGTCATTAAAATATCtcgtcaaaaaaataaaaacttttcattTAAGGTGTGtgtgatttcattttttttttcttttctttttttaggtttcaaaattaattttttatattctatgaaaagaaaacaaaaactacgaAAACTCATTTccttaaagagaaaaaagaaagtgaaattaGGTGAACAGTGAAAACAAGTGCATAGTAGCACCAtactcactctttttttttttttttttttaatcatcagtACCAACTTACTTGCTTGAATAGAAAGCacccacaaaaatttgcaagaGATTGTGGGCTTTGCATAGGCTGAAGCTCTCTCTCTCGAGTAGATTAGATTGGCCAGTTTAGTTTTAGAATTTCACCTACGCCATAGGTTAATTGGTTAGATAATAAAGTCTTGAAATATGACTTTATTAATAAAGCTTAATTAGAGTGGAAGTGTGCGTTGCTCAAAGAAAGACTAACTTCAAAGTCCAAACTTACTCTTCAAAATGTGCACCAAAGTgcaaatattgtattttttttttttttttcttaatttgggCTTCCGAAAATTTCAAATTGACCttaaaatcttcaaaatttcAGCATATGTACACATCAGATATTTTCCTTGGTGTGATGGTTACTCTAAAAGTACAAAGTTCTTGTGAGGTGGGGGGAGAGGGCAAAGACCAAGGTTTAAAATGCAAAGTGTACCctataaatttgattaaaattcatttccttggtgtgatggtcactctaAAAGTACAAAGTTCTTGTGAGGTGGGGGGAGAGGGCAAAGACCAAGGTTTAAAATGCAAAGTGTACCCtctaaatttgattaaaattcaTTTCACTTATCTAACtttactttatttcaatttagtaCTCTAAGTTTAAGATGTATTTAATTCAGGGATTTTGTCcaatttcattgaaaatttaatttttcaattaactaatgaaaaaatattttttgaaaaatattatcacttaaaaatttataaaatatttttatcaattttatagattttttttttatgtgaaaaaaatattttttattaatggcaattttttaacaaaattggacTAAAGActtgaattaaataaattttaaacttagaATACTCAATTGAGTAAAGTAAAGTTACAGGACTGAAAATATTTCAGTCAAACTTAGAAAGTGtgatttgcattttagcctaaatataattaatgacaattttggatttgtcaagagttgatagatAATCTCAAAATCCAAAGTCCATTAGAGctaaatatcaatttatttttcactaaatattttatataagatgCAAAACCTTGTTTTCCAACAACTTCACAGTGAAGCTAAACCGCGTTAAGGAAAATTTGTAGATTTTGGCAAAAGACCCTGTAAATTTCAGACACTATAGTTGGAAACATTGTCATTAGGGGTCTATTATGGGACTTGGGCATTGAAATCTCATTggtcttttcctttttcatctttttaaaagTGGTGTTGTTAACCATCAAACACCATTGgcatatataaagaaagagtGCGTGCTATTAATGATGTTGATTTGTGCTATTTGGTTTCTCTGGTGCttgttgcttcttttttctttttctacttctttttttttttttttttttttttttttttttttcaatgtgtGATAATTGAGCTGTGGAGAAAGGTTGGCTTCTTCTAGAATCTGCTGTGTtagttcatattttttattttattttttatatattttattttatgttgctAGATACTAAACAAATGAGTGAATATGCACAAAATTTATAgcacatatttttaattattataaaattaagagaaaaatctCTACATGGACTTAGAATATTCTaaggatccgtttggatacagctgaaaactgaaactgaaaactaaaaaacactgtagcaaaataatttttaaatgtgtgaatagtaccacaggactcatttttaatgaaaaagttgctgaaaaatgaaatttgtgggtccgtaaacagtacacgatgtgtaCTGATTAGCtgaaaaaaagttagaaaagtcaaactttgcgGCTATTGTTCAttaaacagtacatgaacagtagccacaagtctaaaaaacgcgtgaaaaaaaaaaaaaaaacaaaaaaaacaaaaaaacaaaaaaacaaaacaaaacaaaacccaaacgcAGACGCAAACGGGCCGGGTTTTCGGCCCAATCCAAACTAAGCCTTAGCCTGCATTACTACCTGTTTTCCTGTCCACCTATGTAGGCTAAACCCCACCTCTTTATGATCCAGGTGGCTTTTTGGACTATtgctttggttgtttttttgttctttccttGTTAACCAGCTGGACTTATGTACTCTTTCCTTTTGTTTAATGAATGTTTCtttggtatcaaaaaaaaaaaaaaaaacatttaaatttattttattactaacTTGGGATTAACATCGTGCGAGATCTCCTATATTAAATCAAGTAGTAATAGAATACATACAATCCATTAAAATAGTTACGAGGTCTATATGATGGGTAGGAAAGAAGCTAAGCACCTAACAATATTTGATTAACAACGATTACCCAATACAAATCATTTTAACTATTCTAATTTATTATGTAAGGATGATGGGATCAAGTAAATATAAGTTTAGATttgcaatttataaaaaaattatattaaaaatgattttaattaagattaaaaTGCTTTTATTTGAAAGTTTGCTAaacgcattttttttttatgcttgtttatactttattattttttactgaatttataaaaattataataattcatttgaaattttttacaattgctttggatatttattttggtaattttttctttttgtaaaaataaaatttaatacatttatttgtattttaattaattataacatCATTACAGTTCAACCTAAATTAGTTGAATCTTGGTCTaacttcaaaaattttgaacctcttttctttttagtgtATTGAACAATTCGGTTTTTAAATCTATAAATATAACtatgtgtttaaattttattgagaaaTCTAACTAAATTTTACCCTAAATAAAATGGAATGGGACAACATAATTACTTAAACTATACATATGCTCTGCTGGTGTCATAGGTAATATTTATCTACCTTGCACAATTAGGTTATTTCATTTACCTCATGCATGTACTAACACCAtacccaaataaacaaactaacaCTAATGCTAGGTTTGGTATTTTACAGGGAATGCAAAAGAccaacttaattaattaataatccAAATCCAACAGTCAGAGATTTATCATTTAATAAGATACATATATGCCAAGGCTTATTATGTTGAATCTTCGTCTCTAGCAATTAGTGGAACAGTCACCCTGGAAAAACGTGTTTTAGCGGACACTGAAAAATATGCCAAGGCTTATTTTGTTTCCTTATATGAAATTCCTGGGAATCTTACCAGACACTGAGTCAGTCGCAGAGGGAGACTAGGGGCCCCTCATTTCAACTGCCTCTCCAAATTACCCAAGGTCAATTATTATTTGGTCCgcttcaaaattttataattttatatatttgtattaatcTGTTAGTGCAATTTAAgttgattataatttataacttaaaattatttaactataatGTTATTTTCGTAAACATCATACCGTGCGactgaaaccaaaaaaagaagaagtttaaattaaaaaaaaaaaaaaaaaaaaaaaaaaaaacaaaacaaaatggtaTTGACAAACCTTTTATGAactccatttttaatatttagtttcaaaattaaaataaaaaatatatttcatgaAATGTGAAAgtgatttattaaaatttcgTGAACGAAATTATTTGTgtcaatgatatttttttatattttaatgtgaAGTGATGCTCAAGATGGAAGAATTGTCAAGATGGACTATTCAATAAGTTGTCAagcatatattttatttaatgaagaCTACAACTTTGGCCTCTCTGAAAATGTTTTCTAGCTTCACCACTCACTACAGTTTTGGAGGTGTTATTTCAAGTATGActataaatgaataaaattgtttataaataaaaaataaataaaaaatcgttcatatttacttatttataaatGAGTCAAACTTGatccttaattttaggcttatTTAAAAATGAGCGGGACccaaccgaaaaaaaaaaaaaaaaaaagttcatgaaCAGGCTTGTGAATAATAGGGCTCagtaaaaaaaaaccaaagccaaACGTAAGTCGATTTATGAGCTTAGTAATAATAAGATTGATATgaacttgaaaaataaactaatatcttactaaaattttaattaattgggaATTGAGAACCACATGCCTAACTCAAATAGGTTTGATATATGGTATACTTAATATAAACATGATAATATACTCATATAatatctaaaactcaaaatcttgATATTTAGTTTGAACTTGGTTTGACTAATGAATTAAGTTAGGCCAAGCCGTGCTCAAGTTCTTGGATTTTTTGACAAGTTTAAACTTAAATATAGTTTATAGGCTTagttcaagttttaaaaaagtttgaacattttatatttattgtctAATTAAGTTTAAACATCTACAAATCGACAATACTCAGCTCTTTTACAGCCTTAACCATTTCTCTAGGTTTTTGCTAAGAGTTGAAGTATCCCTAAGACTGCTCGTATTTAATGtcaaatattttagttattacTTTGTACGATGGACTTTAACACTTTCCAATGAAGAAGTCTTTTGGCCTTTTCCATAGAAGTCATGAAAGTAAACCATTTTCCATAGAATTATTTGAATCAGTCCAATTTTGTGTTCGTGTGGAGCTAAGGTTACTTGAAATGGCGTCAATGTGGGTACACACATGTAACCAAAGCCTGCCCAAACCATCTAGACGAGCAATgttacaataaatttcacaaatattatattggcatgttattattaatttattaataaatccaccactaatattattttattattcactCTTAACAACTCTGTGAACACAAGAACCAACAACAATATTTAACTTACAATTTCTAGTGTGGCTAAATTCTCCCTGTTGTCAAACGGGAAACAACTAAAATTATACTAATTTGAAGTTCTCTATGAGGagagaaaaataacattaacaATGTATAATGAAACCAAGCGttaatttaaagtaaaatatgCATCTCCATCACCTCAGGAAGCACTTACgttattttttgggtatcaagaaaattttttatcttatCTGAATGGAAAAttatccatttaaggaattcaTCATGAAGACCAGAAGATGTATAGTTTAACCCTTCAAGTGTCTCCCTCTTTGTTGTTACTTTTGCTGATGGTTGGTACAAAATTACATTATGGAGCAAGAGGGTGTGTCATATCTGGGAATCTCATAGCATGTGTATGGAGGCAAACCATAACTAGGAGGCCCAACCATGTACTGTATCTTCAGttcatcttttttctcttctttcttctcttctttcttctcttctgcAACGCTAAGTATGCTTGCATGCCCTACTTTCTTCCTTAGTAACGTTGCAAGCTTAACGGTATCGATATTCTCGCCTTTTACCTCTATTTGGTCCTTGTCTTGCCCTTTTATAGTTGCTGATTCCACTCCTGTAAACATAACATGCATCAACAAATTAATTAACAGCTATAATAAATAGGTTCAAGTGGTGTTTGTAGTGTTACAATTTTGTAATACAATACAGCGTGGGTTTTGTTACCTGAAAGGCCAACTGCAATCCTCATGGCTTTTTTGCGAGCATGGTGGCTTTTCATAATGCGGAAACAACACCTCTGCCCATCCATGGTAACCTGGAGGACCACCGTTTGCTgaagaaacaaaacaataataatcaCAAATGAAGCAACTTTGAATTATAGGaaagtatatttattttttaatagcgTAGACATCTTGCATACCTTCATGGTTTTGGCtttttagaaataataataTACGGCGATGGACCAAAAGCCTCACACCTTGTGGGATAGAATGGTAATTGAAGATGGGGGTAGAGAGAACTCTTTGTTTTGAGGTTTTCGGTGCAAGAGATGGTATTTATAGGTCTCTTCGGAGAGTTGTCAGGGCTTTTGGAAGTCTCGAGTATCACACCTAAGAAACGTCATAAAGGCTTCATGAAAATCTTTACATGTATCAAGGTAGCGTATGGTCACAACGTACgactattaaaaaatattactttattatcaattttaacacaaaattcttataaaatgaCCTCAGAATAAATGTAATTAgtatcaaattaaatattagccaaaaaaaaaaaaattagtatcaatataaaaaaggaaaatgttaacgaGTGCCTTTAGGatactggttaagaatccagttaaaaaaaaaaatttatggaaaaaataataataattaatgttttaacagctttttttatttccaataaaagtgatgttaaaactttcataaaatagattattaacgaGTGTTttaaggacactcgttagcgTGACCCTATAAATAATAGTTATGAACTTCAAAactaccttttttattttttatttaaaaattgacacatcttcaaaacttttttttctttttgttgagaaaCAAACTAATTACTaaacatatacacacactttaATTACACTTTCTCACTAAAGTCAAACACATCACTTatagtataataaaatttataatgatcttaatattactaaaaaatgGTTGATATTTGATTCATGTACTTCCAAATTATGACCTCTTTTCACTTAAAATTTCCGTACTCCAAATTATGTGCATAGTTAATTTAGTACATTAAATGAAAAGTCTTGAATGgaatcaaattttatatatatatatatatatatatatataaaagatagaaattatactttaacctaatctaaatatatatatgtgtgaaacttcTCCCTGGAGACTTAAATCTCAGCCCTTACCTCCATATCTCACaaatatttatacttgtagagtgatcaTTGCACGAAAGATATGTGGTTGCACGAAGGATACGTGGTGGTGAATAGAATCAAACTTAAACCTATATTTAATCAAAACTTTTCataagtttatattttctttccctactaataactaaattaaaaaaaaaaaaaaaaactcatagtaTTATGTTATTGGTggaatataaaattatgcatacccAAAATATGGTTGTTGTGCTCAACCTCTACAAGATTTCACTTTCCAAAACAATTTGATTTCCATTTTTGAAATAAACATgattgtcattattattattattattatttgaaagtATAACCACTGGTACTCATAAGACCATCTATAAGATAATTTTCTAATCTCTTAGCTATTCTATATATACTAGTGTGTACTCCCGTGTATATGCATatgtacaattaaaaacaattacaattatacaattcaaattatacaatttctttaaaaagaagttcaaattatatatgatattaacttacaccttttttaaaaccatatatttctaaaatatgtaatgatttctcattatctacacacacacacacacatatatatataaagatttataatttaattggttttagacttttcaattttcatacccaataattcatttgtcacaaaaatttaaaaatttaaatgaacaTGTGGttgaaaattggattctaattaaaatccaatttaaaatctaattgaattttgactcttcaatttttacacaataattcatttagcacaaaattaaaaaattgaatgacacgtggcacaaaattgaaaatttaattagatttttttaaagttttgattatatatatatagcacagGTCATCATCATCCATGCACCATTGCAAAAGATAGCTTCCTCactttataattgattttgtatttCTTTAAAAAGCTTTATCGGTTCTCATCTAGGCATACAACTAATATCACTTTATTATTTACCATCAATAATATTtgctatttatattttttatacaaagtattttctaaaaatgttttttgagaCTGTAGAATTATTATTTGAGACTGTAAAATTAGTATTTTGTTCTAAACTTGTCATTGGTTGAACCGGtactaacaaaatttaaaatataaaatgggtgtgatagaaaatgaaaaacatcctactgattaatattttttatttttgagaaaatactgTACACTAATTTAAGTAGTCCatatctcaaccaaaaaaagaaaagaaaagaaatataaaagttgtcaatattggtttaatttcGTTCCATCCATTCGTATTGtaattgattctaaaaaaaaaaaaatcgtattgtaattatataaatataaagataaaagCAAGGCAAACGAGGGAGATACGTGGCTGATGTGTGAGTTTGTGACTGCTTTCCTACTTGGAGTATTCAATTCATATCTGAATGTGGTCGTTTTCAAGAAACTACATAGACAATCCGCATTAGTTGACTTGACTTATAGTCTACTcagcaaaactaaaaaaagaccCAACTTACAGTTGTATTTATGgtattatcttttctttttctttttctttttcttttttttacattaaactGAGTGTTACAATTTGACTCGACTTCCTTGTctgatttggttttggattttcgTAATGTGAAACGAAATTTAGTAATGCTTGTAGGATTGAAATATAAATACCCACATGGAATAAACTATTCTACATTTGACTCAAATTCTTAGAAGAACTTGTGTGCTTTTTCAAAGAATAGTTTAGTAGTGATTTCAGAATTAGAAGATTACCCGCGTGTGAGTTTGTTTAGTATGTGTCAGTGCTTAGGGTTGCTTGGAATGGGTACCAAACTAAGAAAAACCACTTTGAAACAGCACCTAAAATTGAATGGAGTTGGAAAATACAATTGGCCAAAAATATAACTGACCTGTAAAATTAAATAACACTATATCAAAATAAGTAGCCCTTTGAGCCTCCTGCACCACTACTACAATACTTCATCGACCTATTTTTTTGAATCACTTGAAAAACAACTCTCACAACTTTGCTAACAAATGGAAATAATTAAGGCACGAATCTC includes the following:
- the LOC115987368 gene encoding heavy metal-associated isoprenylated plant protein 46-like, which produces MKQTVVLQVTMDGQRCCFRIMKSHHARKKAMRIAVGLSGVESATIKGQDKDQIEVKGENIDTVKLATLLRKKVGHASILSVAEEKKEEKKEEKKDELKIQYMVGPPSYGLPPYTCYEIPRYDTPSCSIM